A region from the Desulfomarina profundi genome encodes:
- the tnpA gene encoding IS66 family insertion sequence element accessory protein TnpA, with protein sequence MRTDQDISTKKTYWRAHIGGWRKSGLSQKKYCQRRNIALATFCYWKRKLETQTQDVRFHPLTVPAPSAAPPTESRATGNLILEYNDFRLEICPGFSPSDLKAVICVLEQTR encoded by the coding sequence ATGAGAACAGACCAGGACATTTCCACCAAGAAAACCTATTGGCGTGCTCATATCGGAGGCTGGCGAAAGAGCGGCTTGAGCCAGAAAAAGTATTGCCAACGCCGCAACATTGCTTTGGCGACATTTTGCTACTGGAAGCGAAAGCTGGAAACGCAGACCCAGGATGTTCGTTTCCACCCTTTAACCGTACCTGCGCCATCTGCTGCTCCGCCAACAGAAAGCAGGGCTACAGGTAATCTGATTCTGGAGTATAACGATTTCCGTCTTGAGATTTGCCCGGGTTTTTCCCCTTCAGATCTCAAGGCCGTAATCTGCGTTCTGGAGCAGACAAGATGA
- a CDS encoding ExeA family protein, translating into MNNKRLLALFGLKWNPFLPNIPVHSLWPAPGIDTFLFQIENLVMDGGFALMAGEPGLGKSKNLQYLSHKLERLENVVVGVMERPQSSIADFYREMGDLFGVNLTPSNRYGGFKALRERWRQHITSTLFRPILLIDEAQEMVTCNLNELRLMGSAQFDSECLLTVILCGDLTLPERFRSNNLLALGSRIRFRRILSPYDKKELRNYLEYCLKQAGAPQLMTKPLMSALVEHSAGNLRLLNVMAAELLTTAAQRELTQLDEQLFLEMYSPTPQKKRSR; encoded by the coding sequence ATGAATAATAAGCGTCTTCTTGCACTGTTCGGTCTGAAATGGAATCCGTTTCTTCCCAACATTCCAGTACACTCTTTATGGCCGGCACCGGGAATAGATACCTTCCTCTTTCAAATTGAAAATCTGGTCATGGATGGCGGATTCGCACTCATGGCCGGAGAACCCGGGCTTGGTAAATCAAAAAATCTTCAATATCTTTCCCATAAACTTGAACGGTTGGAAAACGTCGTGGTTGGTGTTATGGAAAGACCTCAATCAAGTATTGCAGACTTTTACCGTGAGATGGGGGATCTCTTTGGTGTCAATCTTACCCCATCCAACAGATACGGTGGATTTAAAGCTCTCCGGGAAAGGTGGCGACAGCATATTACATCAACTTTGTTCAGACCAATACTCCTGATTGACGAGGCTCAGGAAATGGTGACCTGTAACCTCAATGAATTGCGGTTGATGGGGAGTGCTCAGTTTGATTCAGAATGTTTACTGACTGTTATTCTTTGCGGGGATCTCACTCTTCCTGAACGTTTTCGGAGCAATAATCTTCTTGCTCTGGGAAGTCGTATCAGGTTTAGAAGAATACTTTCACCATATGACAAAAAAGAACTGAGAAATTATCTGGAGTATTGTCTGAAACAAGCCGGAGCACCTCAGTTAATGACAAAACCACTTATGTCGGCACTTGTGGAACATAGTGCCGGCAATTTGAGACTACTCAATGTCATGGCAGCAGAACTGCTTACCACCGCAGCGCAACGTGAGCTTACTCAGCTTGATGAACAACTCTTTCTGGAAATGTATTCCCCCACACCACAAAAAAAAAGATCACGTTAA
- a CDS encoding DDE-type integrase/transposase/recombinase has protein sequence MNKNSESRLHSWAQLRFSIIGGLLASPPEPGELGRKLKILASRRYQHPCKDGFVTFGASTIERWYYKALNGNDPVGDMERKPRSDLGKKTALSAQMLIELGKQYCSFPHWSYRLHTDNLLALIEEKPELSKPPSYASVRRRMKERGWYKKRSPRNKTKGQYKAEEHLEQMEVRSYEASHVHGLWHLDFHKGKLRVADSNGEWHTPIALCILDDCSRLCCHIQWYYQETAEVLHHGMLQAFMKRGLPRSLMTDNGAAMIARETTNGLLGLSIKHDRTLPYSPYQNGKQESFWGQLEGRLMSMLSRVEPLTLETLNYATQAWSEMEYNRKRHQEINCSPVEKMLAGPDGARPAPEREKMVFSFTVQENRAQRKSDSTLQIKGVRFEVPSRFRHFDRLYVRYQSWNLCHAWLVDERDSTLLAKIYPQDKIKNSDGLRRTLAPLVALPEADIDTDPYPPLLRKLLADYAATGLPPAFIPMEADHE, from the coding sequence ATGAACAAGAATAGCGAGTCCCGCCTGCATTCCTGGGCACAACTCCGTTTTTCCATCATAGGAGGACTGCTTGCCAGTCCTCCCGAGCCGGGAGAACTTGGCAGAAAACTTAAAATACTTGCGAGCCGACGGTATCAGCACCCATGCAAAGATGGGTTTGTTACCTTTGGTGCTTCCACCATTGAGCGTTGGTACTACAAAGCGTTGAACGGTAACGATCCTGTGGGAGATATGGAACGAAAACCCCGTTCAGATCTCGGGAAGAAAACAGCTCTTTCTGCGCAGATGCTGATCGAACTCGGGAAACAGTATTGCAGCTTTCCCCATTGGAGTTATCGGCTCCATACCGACAATCTTCTGGCATTAATTGAAGAAAAGCCAGAGCTGAGTAAACCTCCATCTTATGCCAGTGTTCGCCGACGCATGAAAGAAAGAGGGTGGTACAAGAAGCGGTCACCCCGTAACAAAACCAAAGGACAATACAAGGCAGAAGAACATCTTGAACAGATGGAAGTAAGAAGTTACGAGGCGTCCCATGTCCACGGACTTTGGCATCTGGATTTCCATAAGGGCAAACTACGGGTAGCTGATAGTAACGGAGAATGGCATACTCCGATAGCACTCTGCATACTTGATGACTGTTCCCGATTATGTTGCCATATCCAGTGGTATTATCAGGAAACAGCGGAAGTGTTGCATCATGGTATGTTGCAGGCCTTTATGAAACGGGGATTACCCCGCAGTTTAATGACGGATAATGGTGCGGCAATGATCGCCCGCGAAACAACAAATGGCCTACTGGGCTTGAGCATAAAACACGACCGGACATTGCCGTATAGTCCTTATCAAAATGGCAAACAGGAATCCTTCTGGGGACAGTTGGAAGGACGGCTGATGTCCATGCTGTCACGGGTAGAACCCTTGACGCTTGAGACGTTGAATTATGCCACACAGGCTTGGTCGGAGATGGAGTATAACCGAAAACGCCACCAGGAGATCAACTGTTCCCCTGTGGAGAAAATGCTGGCGGGACCAGATGGTGCACGCCCTGCTCCTGAGCGTGAAAAGATGGTTTTTTCTTTTACTGTTCAGGAAAATCGTGCCCAGCGAAAAAGTGACTCTACTTTACAGATCAAAGGTGTTCGATTTGAAGTTCCATCCAGGTTCCGCCACTTTGACCGACTATATGTACGATATCAAAGCTGGAATCTTTGCCACGCCTGGCTGGTAGACGAGAGAGATTCAACTTTGCTTGCGAAAATTTACCCTCAGGACAAGATCAAAAACAGTGACGGATTGCGAAGAACACTGGCTCCTCTTGTGGCCTTGCCTGAAGCTGATATCGACACAGACCCCTATCCACCGCTATTGCGTAAATTACTGGCTGATTATGCAGCCACCGGACTCCCTCCTGCCTTTATTCCAATGGAGGCAGACCATGAATAA
- a CDS encoding transposase has product MTEARLHEAPEGEVSFTWGKYDPLTQKRERTEIETLPITEFLQRYLQHVPPSGYQTIRHYGLYTSARKTAYEQCAELLAVRNPLVSQETCDELSIGNDSWIADHTCPVCGKPLMVTQHLPSTLTGLVVKRPPLGTVTVQFPTPRCAYVS; this is encoded by the coding sequence TTGACTGAGGCCCGGCTGCATGAGGCGCCTGAGGGTGAGGTCAGCTTTACCTGGGGAAAGTATGATCCACTTACCCAAAAACGGGAGCGAACAGAAATCGAGACGTTGCCCATAACTGAATTTTTGCAACGATATCTTCAGCACGTACCACCGTCAGGCTATCAGACAATCCGTCATTATGGGCTCTATACCAGTGCCAGGAAGACTGCTTACGAACAGTGTGCGGAACTGCTGGCTGTCCGTAACCCTCTGGTATCTCAGGAAACCTGTGACGAACTGAGCATCGGCAATGATTCCTGGATTGCCGATCATACCTGCCCTGTATGCGGAAAGCCACTCATGGTGACCCAACATTTACCATCAACCCTGACCGGGCTGGTTGTCAAGCGTCCACCGCTGGGCACGGTCACTGTTCAGTTTCCAACTCCGAGGTGTGCATATGTTTCTTGA